From Uloborus diversus isolate 005 chromosome 8, Udiv.v.3.1, whole genome shotgun sequence, a single genomic window includes:
- the LOC129227373 gene encoding JNK1/MAPK8-associated membrane protein-like, whose product MVMDHSTHCPGLYCGRIRINESWGECGACPRGFRAAANSICLPCKDFPTFYDWFYLGFMALLLLVLEWYIIDQTMKRRNFTKDILSLHVCALIENILSAVCTLLLSEPRGSLNVFACKVKRLSDWYTMLHNPTPGYLKTLRCTQEAVYPLYSMVFIHYALGLLFMLLFRPFIVGKFSAGRGKKSIYLTMYLVPLLVVLQATCGGLIYYSFPFIVIILTFISVAAHLAFRLDQSMKSLFITSVKDIRNLVILLGHWLLHAYGIIAITQLTDPVLHGSLLALVPFPTIFYILTSKFTDPCKLHSE is encoded by the coding sequence ATGGTTATGGACCATTCTACTCATTGCCCTGGGCTTTACTGTGGTCGTATTCGTATAAATGAAAGTTGGGGTGAATGTGGAGCATGTCCTCGAGGATTTCGAGCTGCCGCGAATTCAATTTGTCTACCTTGCAAAGATTTTCCTACATTTTATGACTGGTTTTACCTCGGTTTTATGGCTCTGCTGTTGCTTGTTTTAGAATGGTACATTATCGACCAGACTATGAAAAGACGCAATTTCACCAAAGACATTTTATCGCTTCATGTTTGTGCACTAATTGAGAACATCTTGTCTGCGGTTTGTACTTTATTGCTCAGTGAACCTCGTGGAAGCTTAAATGTGTTTGCTTGCAAAGTGAAGCGGTTATCTGATTGGTATACAATGCTACACAATCCTACTCCGGGGTATTTGAAAACTTTACGGTGTACCCAAGAAGCCGTCTATCCATTGTATTCAATGGTTTTCATACACTATGCTCTTGGTCTGCTTTTTATGCTTCTTTTCCGACCGTTCATAGTCGGTAAATTTTCTGCTGGAAGAGGCAAAAAATCGATATATCTAACAATGTATCTCGTTCCTTTGCTTGTTGTTCTTCAAGCAACATGTGGCGGTTTAATTTATTACTCATTTCCCTTTATTGTGATTATTCTAACCTTTATATCTGTAGCAGCGCACCTGGCATTTAGACTGGATCAATCGATGAAATCTTTGTTTATAACCTCTGTCAAAGATATTAGAAACTTAGTCATTTTGTTAGGGCACTGGTTACTTCATGCTTATGGTATAATTGCAATTACACAGTTGACAGACCCAGTTTTACATGGCTCTTTGCTTGCTCTTGTCCCTTTCCCTACCATTTTCTATATTTTGACGTCTAAATTTACGGACCCTTGTAAGCTTCATTCTGAATAG